One genomic segment of Pedobacter endophyticus includes these proteins:
- a CDS encoding BlaI/MecI/CopY family transcriptional regulator: MSNNNIKPTEGEMEILQVLWQKGQATVRDVHETLDKKDSGYTTTLKLMQIMHEKGMVERDTNQKTHIYKALVSQDKTEKQLVNKMIDNVFNGSAARLVMQALGNHSASADEIDEIKKYLDSLK, encoded by the coding sequence ATGAGCAACAATAACATCAAACCAACTGAAGGCGAAATGGAAATCTTACAGGTGCTTTGGCAAAAAGGCCAGGCAACGGTGAGAGATGTACACGAAACATTGGATAAAAAAGATTCTGGCTATACCACTACCCTAAAACTCATGCAGATTATGCACGAAAAAGGAATGGTAGAAAGAGACACGAATCAAAAAACGCACATTTACAAAGCCTTGGTTAGTCAGGATAAAACCGAAAAGCAATTGGTAAACAAAATGATCGACAATGTTTTTAACGGTTCGGCAGCCAGATTGGTCATGCAGGCCCTTGGAAATCACAGTGCCAGCGCTGATGAAATTGACGAAATTAAAAAATATTTAGACAGTCTTAAGTGA
- a CDS encoding TlpA disulfide reductase family protein: MKRLLLIAIFLSPLSLLAQFSFVIKGFGKAYNDGDKIFLTYRQGDRLVEDSTVVKNRSFKFKGTFATKVRGYLSRNDNPRFALDLSDSFYIYIDSGQISLTSPDTLNNTLISGTPLNDDYAKLNNALKPVAEKRKKLKDLNQLSTEELKDTAFVNSIKANAVDAYYEAFPIQFKFINEHPNSYVSLLTLAEMARSSKYIPQVAQSFAKLSSTLKKMPEARKIAATIIESKKISEGMIAKDFTQNDVNGDAVTLSSYQNKYVLVDFWASWCLPCREENPNVLAVYEKYKTKNFVVLSVSVDTDKDKWINAIKEDRLPWVQVSDLKKQNEAAKVYGVTTIPANLLIDPSGKVIAKDLKGKALREKLAELLDDK, from the coding sequence ATGAAGAGATTACTTTTGATAGCTATCTTTCTTTCGCCTTTAAGTCTATTGGCTCAGTTTTCGTTTGTTATAAAAGGTTTCGGCAAGGCATATAACGATGGGGATAAGATCTTTCTGACTTATCGTCAAGGCGATCGGTTGGTTGAAGATTCTACCGTTGTAAAGAACAGATCGTTTAAATTTAAAGGTACTTTTGCTACCAAGGTTAGAGGCTATCTCAGCAGAAATGATAATCCCAGGTTTGCACTCGACTTATCTGATTCGTTTTACATTTATATCGATTCTGGTCAAATTTCCCTTACCTCTCCCGACACGCTGAACAACACCTTAATTTCTGGAACGCCGTTAAATGATGATTATGCTAAACTGAATAATGCATTAAAACCTGTTGCCGAAAAAAGGAAAAAATTAAAAGACCTTAACCAGCTGAGCACAGAGGAATTGAAAGATACCGCATTTGTAAACTCGATTAAGGCCAATGCTGTAGATGCTTACTATGAGGCATTTCCAATTCAGTTTAAGTTTATAAATGAACATCCAAACTCTTATGTAAGTCTCTTAACGTTAGCCGAAATGGCACGTAGCAGCAAGTACATCCCTCAGGTAGCGCAAAGTTTTGCAAAATTATCTTCAACGCTCAAAAAAATGCCCGAAGCACGAAAAATAGCGGCGACTATTATTGAAAGCAAAAAAATTTCGGAAGGTATGATAGCTAAAGACTTCACTCAAAATGATGTAAATGGCGATGCGGTTACGCTCTCATCTTACCAAAACAAATATGTCCTTGTAGACTTTTGGGCTTCCTGGTGCTTACCTTGCCGAGAAGAAAATCCAAATGTTTTAGCTGTTTATGAGAAATACAAAACCAAAAACTTTGTAGTTTTAAGCGTATCGGTTGATACGGATAAAGATAAATGGATAAACGCCATTAAAGAAGATCGATTGCCATGGGTTCAGGTATCTGATTTAAAAAAACAAAACGAAGCCGCTAAAGTTTATGGCGTTACTACGATACCTGCCAACCTTTTAATCGATCCGAGCGGCAAAGTAATCGCCAAAGATTTGAAAGGAAAAGCGCTCAGAGAAAAACTAGCTGAATTGCTCGATGATAAGTAA